The following coding sequences lie in one Mesorhizobium sp. DCY119 genomic window:
- a CDS encoding MFS transporter, giving the protein MTEPATGVMDAIPLDLEKPDERSDAAWGAVFSLALGTFGLVTAEFLPASLLTPIAHDLGITEGAAGQAVTATAIIGAISAPTMAIITKRVDRRIVMWGLTLLLILSNVLAAVAWSLPVLLVARVVLGIALGGFWSMSAALTMRLVPSHLLPRAMSIILTGVSAATVSAAPIGAYVGDIWGWRTAFMIAAVVAALTLLVQLVTIPRLPPVGVASFRSLLDVARRPMIRIALLVVVLVASGHFAGFTYVRAFLEKVPALDIETISLVLLAFGIGGFFGNIAGGFLAERSLKAAVALAPLLIAIAAISLLVLGTSTVASAIAVTLWGFAFGAVPVGLQTWLVRAAPDQAESAGGLMVATFQVAIAAGAIFGGLLVDNAGVASAFAYSGAATLLAAVTVFLLGPKRETGTA; this is encoded by the coding sequence ATGACCGAACCGGCGACAGGCGTCATGGACGCCATTCCGCTCGACCTCGAAAAACCCGACGAACGATCCGACGCGGCTTGGGGGGCGGTCTTTTCACTTGCACTCGGCACTTTCGGGCTGGTGACGGCGGAGTTCCTGCCCGCCAGCCTGCTGACGCCTATCGCCCATGATCTCGGCATCACCGAGGGTGCAGCCGGACAGGCCGTCACCGCCACTGCCATCATCGGCGCGATATCGGCACCCACCATGGCCATCATAACGAAGCGCGTCGATCGACGGATCGTCATGTGGGGGCTGACGCTGCTGCTGATCCTGTCGAATGTGCTGGCGGCCGTCGCATGGTCGCTGCCCGTTCTGCTCGTGGCGCGCGTCGTGCTCGGCATAGCGCTCGGCGGTTTCTGGTCGATGTCGGCGGCGCTGACGATGCGGCTTGTTCCGAGCCATCTCCTGCCGCGTGCCATGTCGATCATCCTGACCGGCGTCTCCGCCGCCACCGTTTCCGCGGCTCCCATCGGTGCCTATGTTGGCGACATCTGGGGCTGGCGCACCGCGTTCATGATTGCCGCCGTCGTCGCCGCGCTGACGCTTTTGGTGCAGCTCGTCACCATTCCGCGGCTGCCTCCGGTCGGCGTGGCGAGCTTCCGCAGCCTGCTGGATGTCGCGCGCAGGCCGATGATCAGGATCGCGCTGCTGGTCGTCGTGCTGGTCGCCTCCGGCCATTTCGCCGGCTTCACCTATGTCCGCGCCTTCCTCGAAAAGGTTCCGGCGCTCGATATCGAGACGATCTCGCTGGTGCTGCTCGCCTTCGGCATCGGCGGCTTCTTCGGCAACATAGCCGGCGGCTTCCTCGCCGAGCGCAGCCTCAAGGCGGCGGTGGCGCTGGCGCCACTGCTGATTGCGATAGCCGCCATCTCGCTGCTGGTACTGGGAACGTCGACTGTCGCATCGGCAATCGCGGTCACGCTCTGGGGCTTTGCCTTCGGCGCGGTTCCCGTCGGATTGCAGACCTGGCTGGTGCGGGCGGCGCCCGATCAGGCCGAAAGCGCCGGCGGGCTGATGGTCGCGACCTTCCAGGTGGCGATTGCGGCAGGCGCGATCTTCGGCGGCCTGCTGGTGGACAATGCCGGTGTGGCCAGCGCCTTCGCCTATAGCGGGGCAGCCACGCTGCTGGCGGCCGTAACGGTGTTCCTGCTTGGCCCG